In Ignisphaera sp., one DNA window encodes the following:
- a CDS encoding radical SAM protein, protein MLKLENVLNIMKYVEKIVVNEENGVYLRRYYRFRASKHYGGSAVADAVGCMFNCAYCWSWKANHNLGKGFMMKPIDVVKELISIARSRGYNFIRISGGEPTLGFQHLIQVIEAFSRFREINIVFILETNGLLLGLEKSFVEILKDFRDIMMLRISLKGCSEEEFERITGIEGSVHTYQIKAVENVIDSGFRLRIAVPISFCIRESFSMLLERLSHIDNNTIYMLDPEVIVLYPSVVKRLCLRDLKPWIAIDPIELKKIMGDEIYELFKKRCRETHYRNTHQIF, encoded by the coding sequence ATGTTGAAGCTAGAAAATGTTTTAAATATCATGAAATATGTAGAGAAAATCGTAGTAAATGAAGAAAATGGTGTCTATTTACGTAGGTACTACAGATTTAGAGCCTCTAAACATTATGGAGGCTCTGCTGTTGCTGATGCTGTAGGTTGTATGTTTAATTGTGCATATTGTTGGAGTTGGAAAGCAAACCATAACCTAGGAAAGGGATTCATGATGAAGCCTATAGATGTAGTAAAAGAATTGATATCTATAGCTAGATCTAGGGGATATAATTTTATTAGAATTAGTGGAGGTGAACCTACATTAGGTTTTCAACATCTTATTCAAGTTATAGAAGCATTTAGTAGATTTAGAGAAATAAATATTGTATTCATACTAGAGACCAATGGCCTACTTTTAGGCTTAGAGAAGAGCTTTGTTGAAATACTTAAGGATTTTAGAGATATCATGATGTTGAGGATTTCACTAAAGGGATGTTCTGAAGAAGAGTTTGAGCGTATCACAGGTATAGAGGGTTCTGTACATACATACCAGATTAAAGCTGTAGAAAACGTTATTGATAGTGGTTTCAGATTACGTATAGCTGTTCCCATAAGTTTTTGTATTAGAGAATCATTTTCTATGCTCTTAGAGAGGTTAAGCCATATAGACAACAATACTATATATATGTTGGATCCAGAGGTTATTGTGCTCTATCCTTCTGTTGTGAAGAGATTATGTTTAAGAGATTTGAAGCCTTGGATTGCTATAGATCCTATAGAACTGAAGAAAATTATGGGTGATGAAATCTATGAGTTATTCAAGAAAAGATGTCGAGAAACTCATTATAGAAATACTCACCAGATATTCTGA
- a CDS encoding CBS domain-containing protein: protein MSTIIDIAIDPPVLLKPLMKIGEILSIMSEHRIRVTPVVDDRNVLVGVLSYRAILMKGVGRETKVATVMDPPYSINMNESIDKAIAVIASWRARDVPIVDEDNVVVGHVNLHIVLKYLYEKNLVPRETVDKVMSSPAVTIQEWESIARARWLMLKNAFSRLPVVNRFEKITGVITLSDIVERLYRIKLSRRKGYEWIESEESFLAAPVSDFMSSPPITTIANSSLSNAVKLLIDNRITGIPVITEDNRIVGVLSGIDILKKYVEKSATIYPIEASISKAVEGDEVAKVYVERIVNSYLADISRYLNIIDFKLAVKPLKKSDTIIDKDVRKMYEVSARIVTNIGDSVARSSCWDLPTCIREVMEILSKRLRKRIEKGMQKRERYRKYET from the coding sequence ATGTCAACGATAATAGATATTGCTATAGATCCTCCAGTACTGCTCAAACCATTGATGAAGATAGGTGAAATTCTTTCGATAATGAGCGAACATAGAATTAGAGTGACACCTGTAGTTGATGACAGAAACGTACTTGTTGGTGTTCTTAGCTATAGAGCAATATTGATGAAGGGTGTAGGTAGAGAGACTAAAGTAGCTACAGTTATGGATCCTCCCTACAGTATCAACATGAATGAATCGATAGATAAAGCTATAGCGGTTATAGCTTCTTGGAGAGCTAGAGATGTACCCATAGTTGATGAAGACAACGTAGTTGTTGGTCATGTTAATCTACATATCGTTCTAAAGTATTTGTACGAAAAGAATTTAGTGCCACGAGAAACAGTTGATAAAGTTATGAGTAGTCCTGCCGTAACTATACAGGAATGGGAAAGTATAGCTCGAGCTAGATGGCTTATGCTGAAAAACGCCTTCTCCAGACTCCCTGTCGTTAATCGTTTTGAAAAAATTACTGGAGTTATAACCCTCAGTGATATAGTTGAACGATTGTATCGTATAAAGCTCAGTAGAAGAAAAGGATATGAATGGATAGAAAGTGAGGAATCGTTTCTAGCAGCTCCTGTTAGCGACTTCATGTCATCACCTCCAATAACCACTATAGCTAACTCATCTCTTTCAAATGCTGTAAAACTCTTGATAGATAACCGTATAACCGGCATACCTGTTATTACGGAAGACAATCGTATAGTAGGTGTTTTAAGCGGCATAGACATCTTGAAGAAATATGTCGAGAAATCCGCAACTATATACCCCATAGAGGCTAGCATAAGTAAAGCTGTTGAAGGCGATGAAGTTGCTAAAGTATATGTGGAAAGAATTGTCAATAGCTATTTAGCGGATATCTCTAGATATCTAAACATCATAGACTTCAAACTTGCTGTAAAACCGCTAAAGAAGTCCGATACTATAATAGATAAAGATGTTAGGAAAATGTATGAAGTTTCTGCAAGAATTGTTACAAACATAGGCGATAGTGTGGCTAGATCATCCTGCTGGGATCTACCCACATGCATCAGAGAGGTTATGGAGATACTAAGTAAGAGGCTTAGAAAACGTATAGAGAAAGGAATGCAAAAGAGAGAACGCTACAGAAAATACGAGACGTAA